In Stigmatella aurantiaca, a single genomic region encodes these proteins:
- a CDS encoding polyprenol monophosphomannose synthase has product MNRALVCIPTYNEAENIEPITRAVLLTEPRVDILIVDDNSPDGTGQIADRLAAQEPRIRVLHRAKKEGLGRAYLAAFRWALDAGYPYIIEMDADFSHDPRHLPTLLDAAEAGADLVLGSRYVTGGGTVNWGVGRQLISRGGSLYARSILGVGIQDLTGGFKCFHRRVLEGLELGQVQSTGYAFQIELTYRTLKKGFTVKEVPIIFEDRRVGHSKMSRKIFLEALTMVWRLRLGV; this is encoded by the coding sequence ATGAACCGAGCGCTGGTCTGCATCCCCACCTATAACGAGGCGGAGAACATCGAGCCCATCACCCGGGCGGTGCTCCTCACCGAGCCGCGGGTGGACATCCTCATCGTCGATGACAACTCGCCGGATGGGACGGGGCAGATCGCCGACAGGCTGGCGGCCCAGGAGCCCCGCATCCGCGTGCTCCACCGGGCGAAGAAGGAAGGGCTGGGCCGCGCGTACCTCGCCGCCTTCCGCTGGGCGCTCGACGCGGGCTACCCCTACATCATCGAGATGGACGCGGACTTCAGCCATGATCCGCGGCACCTGCCCACGCTGCTGGACGCGGCCGAAGCGGGCGCGGACCTGGTGCTGGGCTCACGCTACGTGACGGGCGGGGGCACGGTGAACTGGGGCGTCGGCCGGCAGCTCATCAGCCGCGGCGGCTCGCTCTACGCGCGCTCCATCCTCGGGGTGGGCATCCAGGATTTGACGGGCGGCTTCAAGTGCTTCCACCGCCGGGTGCTGGAGGGCCTCGAACTCGGCCAGGTGCAGAGCACCGGCTACGCCTTCCAGATCGAACTCACCTACCGCACCCTCAAGAAAGGCTTCACCGTGAAGGAGGTGCCCATCATCTTCGAGGACCGGCGCGTGGGGCACTCGAAGATGAGCCGGAAGATCTTCCTCGAGGCCCTCACCATGGTCTGGCGGCTGCGCCTGGGGGTGTAA